The window GGCCACTGAGCAGCGCATCTATGGTGACGAATCCGGTCACCCGTTTGATCTCACCCGTGAGGAAGGAGATGGCGCTGTCGTTACTGAGGTTGCCGGTGCCGGGCAGCAAGTCCAGCGCGCCGTAAAAAATGACCAGCAGCCACACGCCCAGCACGAAACTGGGGGTACTGTAGGCCACCACAGCGATGACCCGGATGACCGCGTCGGCGGCCCGGCCCCGCTGCACGGCGGCTTTCGAGCCGAGCCACACGCTCAGACCGATCAGCGGGATCAGGGTAAACAGCGTCAGTTCCAGGGTGGCGGGAAAGCGCGCCGCCAGCGTGCTGAGCACCGGCTGCCCACTGGTACGCGAGAACCCCAGGTTGCCGCCTAGGGCCTGCCCCAGCCAGCGCCAGTACTGCTCGAAGACGCCCGCGTCCAGGCGGTTGGTCTTGATGATCTCCGGGATGCGCGAAAGCTGCGCCAGATCGGTGGTGTAGGCGGCGGCGCGCTGCTCGGCGGGAATGAGCTGCATCACCAGTACGATCAGGAAGGTCACCGCAAGCAGGATCAGCGGCAAGGCCAGCAGGCGGCGCAGGGTGAAGCTCAGCATGGAGTTCCCGAGTGAGAGGGGGCGCGTGTGAACAAATACTGGCTGCGGCCCAGGTTCACATCGGTCAGCGTGTAGCCGAGGCCGAACAGGGTTGTGATCAGCTCTCTGGCCTTCAGCCGCCAGTCCAGCGCCAGTTCGGGATCGTCGCGCCGCAATCCGGCAAAGTCGCGGGGCACTTCAACGGCCACAGCGTCGGCCAGGTCAGCGGGCCAGCGGTCTTCCAGCGGATGAAGAGCGGGCGTGGTGGGCCAACTCTGAGTCTCTGGCTGCCCGTTCAACTGTTGCTCCACCCGCTCACTGTCCATTTGCCAATGGGCCTCGAAGCGGTCAGAGGGCAGGCCCGCGTTGATGCCGGACATTGCGCCGTAGTAGTCGGGGAGCAGGGTGCGAACCGTGGCCCCCAGACGGTGAATATTCAGGTGGGCGTTGGCGAGCAGCAGGGGATCGAATGTCCAGCGAACCTCATGCACGCCACGCGACAGGCACCAGTCGCGCTGAAATCGTTTCAGGCGCTCGCCCAGGCCCTGCCGCCGCGCCCCCGGATGCACGCCCAGACGGTGCGAATGCTGCACGCCCGCTTCGCTGGTGGGCAGGCCGACCAGATAGGCCTGCAACGCGCCCTGAGCATCAAACGCCCCGGCCACCAGCCCGCCGATATGCTGCACCACATGCAGGAGCACGGCGTCTTCGGGCCGGTCTGTTTCTCCCCAGATGGCCCGTGCCAGCGTGGGCGTCAGGGCCAATTCAGCCAATCCAGACAGCTCCCGCACGTCAACATCCTGCACGGAAAAACGAGCGGGCGGGGTCACGCCGGGCTTCCCACCGTAGGCTGCGACACCGGATCAACGTAAATCTTCAGTTGCGTCAGGGTGTCGAGGAACGGCAGGTCGAGGCGGACGCCCGTGCCGACGCCGCTGGGGACTTTCATGACGCCGCCCGCCGTTTCCAGCGGTTCCTGAATGATGTCGCGTGCCCAGTAACGCGAAGAACTGCTGGTGTCGCCGGGCTTGGTGAAATTGGCGAGGGTCGCCAGATGAATGTTGTGCGCCCGCCCGACGCCGCTCTCGAGCATGCCGCCGCACCACACCGGGGCGCTAAACGCCGCAGCCACATCATGAATCCGCCGGGCTTCGAGGTGGCCGCCCACGCGCCCGACCTTGATATTGATCAGTCGGCAGGCCGCCGTTTCCAGCGCCTTGCGGGCGTCCTGCGCGCTGGTGATGCACTCGTCCAGGCACAGCGGCGTCTGCATCAGCGCCTGCAATTTGGCGTGGTCGCGCATGTCGTCCCAGGCCAGGGGCTGCTCCATATAATCGAGACCGAGGCTGTCCAGTGCCCGCAGCGTATTCAGATCGGCCAGCGAATACGAGGCGTTGGCGTCCACCGTGACCGGCAGGTCGGGCAGGGCCGCCTTGACTGCCCGCACCACCGCCACATCCCAGCCGGGCTCGATCTTGAGTTTGATGCGCTTGTAACCCAGCCCTGCGTGCCGCACCGCGCTGTCTACGGTGGCCTCGACGCTGCTCTGAATCCCCAGTGAAACACCTACTGCAACTTCACCACGCACGCCGCCCAGCGCGGTAGAGAGGGGCAGGCCCAGACTCCGGGTCCACAAGTCCCAGAACGCCATTTCCACCGTCGCCAGCGTCATGCGGTTGCCGCGCAAGTGGGCGAGGTGGGCCATCAGTTGCTCGGGGTTGGCCCAGTCGCGGCCCAGGACGGCAGGCAGCACGGTTTCTTGCAGCAGGGCCAGTGCGCCGCTGATGGTCTCTTCGCGGTACATGGGGCGGGCGTCCATCACACCTTCGGCAACCCCTTCTAGCCCCTCGCCAAACAGCCGCAGCAACAGAAAGGTTTTGTCGGTCATCACGGCAAAGGAGGTTTTGAAGGGGTGCAGCAAAGGCAGCGAAACGACGCGCAGCTCAGCGTGTTCGACCCTCACAGCCGCGTTCCATGTACGACGAAAAGTCGGCAACTGCATTCGCATACGGGGCGTGACATATGGAACTCCTTAGACGCAGCAGGGAACACTGTTGACGGTCAATTGAGGACTTGCACTTGCTTTGTAGGTATCTTTGCAAAACATTACCTGTTTGCAGAATGAATTGCAAGCTGCTGCAACAAGCTCGGTAGCAGTCGCCTCGACCGGGGGCAGGTAGGCGGTTCCGGGGAGCGGGCTGGCTGTGTCAAACGGGCGGTTGGCCGCGTGAGGCTCCACAACGCGTCGTCCGCGTTCTTCCTGACTTACCCGAGGGCGTATTTCCCTCCATTCACCCGAGTCAGGAGGTTAAGTTCTGCTGACTGGCGAGGCCGGAATCTCCGGGGGCGCGGCAGGTCGGATGAGGGAACGCGGCATCTCCGTGCAGGTGGGCGAAATAGCGGCTCTGGAAGGTCGCCAGGGGCATCTGAACGCCCTGACCCTGGAAGGCGGAGCCCGCCTGACACCCGACGCCTTTTTCGTGGTCGGCCCCAAGCTGCCGCGTCACGAATTAGCCGTGCAGTTGGGGCTGGAATTGGCGGCCAAAGGGCATATTCAGACGGCTTGGCACGGTCAGACCAACGTTGCGGGCGTATGGGCCGCAGGCGACGTGCCGCCGCAAACCCAACAGGTCAGTGCGGCGCTGGGGTCGGGCAACATGGCCGCCGTCATGATCGACCAAACCCTGACCCGCCTCGGGTTGCGCACCCGCTTGGCTCAGGCTTCAGCGGTGCCACTGCCTTCGCCTGATTCCCACCCCATCGCCTCCAGGAGCTTCCAATGACCCAGACCCTCTTGACCACTGCCGTTCGCCTTCTGGACGGCGACCTGTTTCCCAGCCTCTCGGCCCCGCTGGTGGGCGGCGTGCTGGAGTTGCCGGGTGCGGCGCAGGGTTACTGGAGCGTGGTGCTGCTGTACCGGGGCGACTGGCGTCCCTTCTGCCGCACTCAGTTCAGCGATTTTCAGAAGCTGGCCGAACAGTACGCTGCCGAGGACGTGCGCGTGTTTGTCCTGTCTGCCGATGCGTCAGAGGCCGCCGAAAAAACGGTGGCGTCATCATTTGACCCTCCCTGTTGGCTATGGTCTGGCACCGACTGAGGTGGCCTGGACACATGGGGCATATACCAGCGCAGACGCGGCGTATCTTCAGGCCAGCGGGTTCGTGCTGTGCCCAGACGGAACCGTGGCCTTGGCCCTGTATTCCAGCGGCGCAGTCGGCCGCCTGAATGCCGCTGATACTCTGGGCTTTGTCCAGTACCTTCGCCGCCGCTAAAGTCAAGATTCCGCCTCGCCTATGTGCCGCAGGAGCCAACCGTGCAAATTCAGGTGCAAGTCAATCAAGTCGGCCCCACCACGTCTGAAGGCGTGGCCCGCTCGCATCACGTGCTGGTCGACCGGCCGCTGGACAAAGGCGGCCACGATCAGGGCATGATGGGCGGCGAACACCTCCTGATCGCGCTCGGCGGCTGCCTGATGAGCAATTTGTTGGCGGCTGCGCAGGCCAGAGAGGCGGATATTCAAGGGGTTCGGTTTGAAATTGTGGGCACATTGGAAAGTGCGCCCAGCCGCTTTGGCGCCATCGACATCCTCGTGCAGGCTCAGGCGGCAGACTCCAAGCTGCTCTCCAAACTCGTAGAGATGGCTGACCGGGCCTGCATTGCGTCCAATACGCTGCGTTCAGCGGTGCAGTTGACCATCCGGGTCGCAGACCAAAGTTTGGCTTCTGCGTAGGACGGCAGAAACCTGACTTCGCTTCCGCACTTAAGCCTGCACGTATTGGTACTCCGTTGACTTCTGGGAAGAAAGTGCCCTACACGTGGTTCTGGGGTATTCAGACGGTGCTGTGACCCTAGCCCAGGCGGGCCAGATACGGAGCCTCGTCCGTTACCCCTTTCAGCAGGCCCACGGAGAACCCCACGTGTTTGGCGCCCACCGGGTCGATCCAGTGCACGGCCAGCGCCCGCTCGGCGTCTTTGGGCAACTTGAGATGGCCGTGGTCGTCGTAGGTCAAGCCGGTCAAGTGTTGATTCCGCAGGGACGCGATGACGTGTTCCATACGGGCGGTGTCCAGCAGGGGCAGCGCCTCACCGCTCCGCAGGGGCGTACTGAAGATCAGGGGGTGATCGCGGGCCACGCTGATGTCTCGGCCGGTGTCCAGCCAGTTCAGGCGCAGCTGCGTCACAAAAATGGCGTGGCTGTTGAGGTTGATCAGCACGATCCGGGTCAACCGCCGGTACAGATCCACGCCCAAGGGATCATCCAGCACCAGTTTTTCGCCCAGCACCAAGACGCCGTCATGCAGCGCCAGTTCGTCGAATTGAGCGGTCATACCCCAGCCTACCGCGCCGGCTGCCTGAGCGCCCTGGCCCCCGTCTACGAACTCGCGCAGTCCGGCTATGCCCTTGCCTGGAGCGGGCAGGCGTGTTCCTGTTCGACTATCACGGCAGGCCCCACTGGTTTGCTACCGACGGCGACAGCGCCATGCTCACGCCCGCCCGGCTGGACACCCTGCAAGAATGCCGGGCGGGGAACGTGTTGCCCCTTGCCCGGCTGAAAGTTTATGCCTTCACGGTGCGCGCATCGTCAGGTGCCGCAGAACGTGCGGTAGCAGGCTGTCACCTCCGCGCCGGCCGGTTCGGTGTACTCGGCCTGATCCTGGGTCTCGTCGTAGGGCCGGTGAAGGGCAGTCAGCAGGCGCCTGAATGGGGCGAGATCTTCTTTTTCGGAGGCCGCTGACAACGCTTCCTCAACCCGGTGATTGCGCGGGATAACTGCCGGGTTGACGCGGCGCATGCGCTCGGCCCGTTCGCTCCATTCTGGAGCAGACCCTTCGCTCTCGCCGCGCGATCGCCAGCGGGCGAGCCATGCGCTGGGTGCCTGTGGTTGGGGGAAGAGCGAGCGAAGCGGCATTTCGTCGCCGCCTGCCGCATCTGCAAGCCGGCGCCACCCGAGGGTGAAGTCCACTCCATGTTGATGCAGCAGTGTCAACCAGTCAGCTGCCAGCGCACGGTCGGGCTCATCGTCGCCACCTTGCAGGCCCAGCTTCTCTCTCTGGCCTTTCAAAAGCGCAGCGGCATACCACTCTGGGAATGCATCGATCACCTCGGTCGCTTGGCCGATGGCTTTCGGTACGGCGCCCCCGCTCTTCTCTCCGGCGATGAGCGGCAGCAGGGTCTCAGCCAGACGTGCAAGGCTCCAGCGCGCAATCAGTGGCTGGTTGCTGTAGGCGTAGCGCCCACCCTGGTCAATGGAGCTGAAAACCGCGTCTGGATCGTATGCTTCCATGAAGGCACACGGCCCGTAGTCGATCGTCTCGCCGGAAATCGTCACGTTGTCGGTATTCATCACGCCGTGAATGAAGCCAACATTCATCCATTGAGCAATGAGGGCCGCTTGCCGCTGTGCCACACGCTGTAGCAGGGCAAGATACCGGTCGGTTGTACCGACGAGATCTGGGTCATGCCGGGCAATGGCGTAGTCAGCGAGCTGCCGGACCCGTTCTGTTTCGCTGCGAGCGCTGAAGAATTCGAATGTGCCCACGCGCAGATGGCTCGCCGCCACGCGAGTAAGAACGGCACCAGGCAGGGGCTGCTGGCGGTAGACCGGCTCGCCCGTACCCGCCACGGCGAGTGCACGTGTGGTCGGGATTCCGAGCGCATGCATGGCTTCGGCGATCAGTACCTCACGTAACATGGGTCCAGTGGCCGCCTTGCCGTCGCCACCTCTCGAGAACGGTGTGCGGCCTGATCCCTTAAGCATGATGTCGCGGCGGCGTCCGAGCTGGTCGATGACCTCTCCCAACAGCACGGCGCGCCCGTCGCCGAGTTGAGGCGAGAACGCGCCGAACTGGTGGCCAGCATAGGCTTGGGCGAGCGGTTCGGCCCCCTCAGGAACTTGGTTGCCGGCAAAGATGGCGGCGCCTTCGGATCCGTCCAGCACTTCGGGATCCAGTCCCAGCTCGAGTGCCAGTTCCCGGTTGAAAAACAGCAAGCTCGGTGAAGGAACGGAAGCTGGCTGCCAGGGCGCGTAGAAGCCCCGCAACTCCCGCGCGTAGGTGTTGTCGAATCGGAACATGGACGCAGACATGTTAAACAGTCTGACAGCTGCCCACTGCCTTGCCGAACTCAGCTCACAGTCCCAATTGGTTCTATTAAGTATATGCTTGCTAAGCTTTGAGGAATGACTCCTCCAGCCCGACATCTGTCGCTGAGTTCCGAAGAAGACGTGGCCCTGCGCAGGCTAGAACTGGGCGCTGGGATCAACGTGAAAGTTCGTTTGCGAGCGAGCATTGTCCGTCTGAACGCCAGTGGAATGACCGTGCCGCGCCTGGCACAGCATTTCGGGCGCAACCCACAAAGCGTTCACAACGATCTGGATCGCTATGAACAGCAGGGAATCCCTGGATTGATGGACGGCCGGTCTTCGGGGCCGCGGCGCCGGATCACTCCAGAACTGGATCAGTATCTTCAGGAGCGACTGGCGGAGCAACGGCTCTGGAACAGCGACCTCCTCGCCGAAGCGCTCCAAGAGCGCTTCGGGATCACGGTCAGTCGAGACGCGGTTCGCGTTCGACTGTTGGCCTTGGGCTATTCGTGGAAGCGGGGACGCTACGCCCCGGGTCAGGTGCCTGACCCGGATGTCATTCATGAGCATCAGGCGTCGATTGAGACCCTAAAAAAGGGGCACTGGACGGCAAACTCACCCTCAAGTTTTTAGACCAGACCGGTCTGTCGCTGATGCTGTCGGTCGGCAACTCTTGGTTCCCACGCGGTTCCGGACGGCAGTTCAAAGTCCCCACGCGCTGGGGATCTCAAGGACGACTCAACTTGATCGGTACGCTCGCCGTGGACGCCCAAGGTGAGCACTTGGCGGTGCGACAGTTGACAGCGTCCTGCACGCAAGATGATGTCACCGCGTATCTCGACACCCTCGCTGAACAGTCTGACGACGCGCAGCGTCGTTCAGGCACAGCACGGTTGACGGTCGTGATTTTAGACAACGCCTCGTTCCATCGCGGTAAAGCGATTCGAGCACGAGAGCCGATTTGGGCGGCCAAAGGGATGCTCCTCCGATATCTCCCGCCGTACTGCCCCATGCTCAATCGCATTGAAACGACCTGGCGCAAGTTGAAAGGATTTCTAATGCCTCGGCGCTGTTACGACACTGTCAGTGAACTCCAAGCAGCCTTGTTGATCGCCCTTCAGGCCCTTGGAGCCACTGTGATCTAAAACTTAACAAGGATATACTTAGGTTAGTTATCCAGCGTCTCATGTCACTTAATTTCTGTATGCTTGATACTAAAACGCAAAATGAAATTTAGCGAAAGACAGAATCCTGAGCAGTGAGGGGATGATTTCTTGATCGCTCATGACTTTGTCCTGACCAAGCTGATGTTTCATATGACTTTTGTTTAACCTGACGGAACCGTCTCATGCCGTCAAAGGTTGGATTCATCTCCTTCAGCTAAGTACGACGCATTTAACATGTAGATTTAAGTATGGCCCGTCCTGCCCGCCGCATTGACATTTCTGAAGACGCTGATGAGCTGCTTCGGGAACTTGAGACCAGTCCATCTACCCACCCAAAGGTTCGACTGCGGGCGAGCATCCTCCGGCTTCATCGACAGGGCTGGAGCATTCCCCAGCTCTCCACGCATTTCGGCCGAAATCATCAGGCCATTCACCACGACTTCACCCGTTTCGAAGAGCGCGGCATTCCCGGATTATTGATAACGGCCAAAGTCTGAGTCGGTTTTCGGCATCAAGTGAACGTGCTAGACATAGTCTAAGAATTTGGAAAAGCTTGGGACTAACGTGAATTTACGCCATCATCAATAAGGTGCATGATATCAGGTAACGGAAAACTCCTGGGTTAGACTACCTCAGCCCCGTTAAATCAACACGACCCTTAGTTTAGATCAGTGAGCTACTAATGAAATTCAAGTTTTCAGATTCTGTACCAGCGCACGCAACTTGTAGCGAGCCATGGTGAGATTGGACTGCTCTTTATGCAATACCACGTACACAAACAGTTTTTGACCGGGAACAGGATAAATAATATGGTACTGATGCTCTAAGGTCATAAATATGTCTTCAATAGCGCCAGGAGTGCCAAGGGACTCCATAGTCCGCATCTTGGCACATAACACTTCTGTATCACCCGCTGCGGCGATGTCTAAATTTACACCACTACCAACTACTGCTAGAGCCACTCCACTCTGATAATCCACGAGAGCCGCAGTGACAACGCCATCAACAGTCTGTGAAATGCTATTCAACACCTCTTTGACATGGAATGCATCAATATCCATAAACGTTGTGAGAAATTTGGGGTCTGAAATGGAGCCGGAAGGCTTTTTTACCACTGGACGGGGGGAAAGAGAGTTTACCGCCCGCAATGCTAGCGGGCTCATGGGGGTTCTTTGCGGCTCCTTATTTTCCTCAGAAGGCACATTCTCGTCAGCAGAATCATCCAGGATAAAATCCTCTGGAATAATTGATCCAGACTTAGCTGTTTCATCTCGACGTTTCATGGCTTCCATCAGAAGATTTGCAAGCGGTTGCTTGATGACATCGATTTCATTGCGGTAGGATCGCTCTAAAGTAATAGAGACGTTATCCCATCTCAGAATTTCTAAAAGTGCCATTTCTCCATAGGATTGATGGTTATGGACATAAGCATCTACCAAGTGCCCCCGGTTTAGATGGAGGCGTCCCCAATTTTTTTCCGACTCCACTCGAACAGCCATGCTCTTGGCTTCCCATTCCAGCATCTGAAGCAGACTGGGCAGGGAAAGGCCCCGAAGAGAACCATAACTGAGATGTTCAACTTCGTAAGCGATTGCCGAACATAACTGGTGGGGATTGGGCGAAGATATTGACATATCACCATATTGTAGGAACAGTGGTTTTAATTCCTCGTGGCAATAAAAGGTTGCTGCTAGAAACGATGCCATAGGCCAAGTGTCTCGAGCATGTACAAAAAGAGGATGCTCTCCT of the Deinococcus sp. QL22 genome contains:
- a CDS encoding DUF4388 domain-containing protein; protein product: MTLSNDNRVINVFLVLRNASLLKQELRRYVPEAAKWHIVACNTINDAIHLLPLPHPDLIVLELTEIVQGEHPLFVHARDTWPMASFLAATFYCHEELKPLFLQYGDMSISSPNPHQLCSAIAYEVEHLSYGSLRGLSLPSLLQMLEWEAKSMAVRVESEKNWGRLHLNRGHLVDAYVHNHQSYGEMALLEILRWDNVSITLERSYRNEIDVIKQPLANLLMEAMKRRDETAKSGSIIPEDFILDDSADENVPSEENKEPQRTPMSPLALRAVNSLSPRPVVKKPSGSISDPKFLTTFMDIDAFHVKEVLNSISQTVDGVVTAALVDYQSGVALAVVGSGVNLDIAAAGDTEVLCAKMRTMESLGTPGAIEDIFMTLEHQYHIIYPVPGQKLFVYVVLHKEQSNLTMARYKLRALVQNLKT
- a CDS encoding helix-turn-helix domain-containing protein is translated as MTPPARHLSLSSEEDVALRRLELGAGINVKVRLRASIVRLNASGMTVPRLAQHFGRNPQSVHNDLDRYEQQGIPGLMDGRSSGPRRRITPELDQYLQERLAEQRLWNSDLLAEALQERFGITVSRDAVRVRLLALGYSWKRGRYAPGQVPDPDVIHEHQASIETLKKGHWTANSPSSF
- a CDS encoding YdiU family protein is translated as MSASMFRFDNTYARELRGFYAPWQPASVPSPSLLFFNRELALELGLDPEVLDGSEGAAIFAGNQVPEGAEPLAQAYAGHQFGAFSPQLGDGRAVLLGEVIDQLGRRRDIMLKGSGRTPFSRGGDGKAATGPMLREVLIAEAMHALGIPTTRALAVAGTGEPVYRQQPLPGAVLTRVAASHLRVGTFEFFSARSETERVRQLADYAIARHDPDLVGTTDRYLALLQRVAQRQAALIAQWMNVGFIHGVMNTDNVTISGETIDYGPCAFMEAYDPDAVFSSIDQGGRYAYSNQPLIARWSLARLAETLLPLIAGEKSGGAVPKAIGQATEVIDAFPEWYAAALLKGQREKLGLQGGDDEPDRALAADWLTLLHQHGVDFTLGWRRLADAAGGDEMPLRSLFPQPQAPSAWLARWRSRGESEGSAPEWSERAERMRRVNPAVIPRNHRVEEALSAASEKEDLAPFRRLLTALHRPYDETQDQAEYTEPAGAEVTACYRTFCGT
- a CDS encoding ABC transporter permease, with protein sequence MLSFTLRRLLALPLILLAVTFLIVLVMQLIPAEQRAAAYTTDLAQLSRIPEIIKTNRLDAGVFEQYWRWLGQALGGNLGFSRTSGQPVLSTLAARFPATLELTLFTLIPLIGLSVWLGSKAAVQRGRAADAVIRVIAVVAYSTPSFVLGVWLLVIFYGALDLLPGTGNLSNDSAISFLTGEIKRVTGFVTIDALLSGRPEVFWDAIKHLIMPVFTLMVVGSAGLIKGTRTSMLEALNSDYIRTARAKGVSERVIVRKHARRNALLTVITLAGLSISGLLQGAVIAETLFGYPGVGAWAAQAAALGDLPGVLGFALLAATIVVLVNLAIDLAYTVIDPRVRYA
- a CDS encoding OsmC family protein — encoded protein: MQIQVQVNQVGPTTSEGVARSHHVLVDRPLDKGGHDQGMMGGEHLLIALGGCLMSNLLAAAQAREADIQGVRFEIVGTLESAPSRFGAIDILVQAQAADSKLLSKLVEMADRACIASNTLRSAVQLTIRVADQSLASA
- a CDS encoding GNAT family N-acetyltransferase; its protein translation is MTPPARFSVQDVDVRELSGLAELALTPTLARAIWGETDRPEDAVLLHVVQHIGGLVAGAFDAQGALQAYLVGLPTSEAGVQHSHRLGVHPGARRQGLGERLKRFQRDWCLSRGVHEVRWTFDPLLLANAHLNIHRLGATVRTLLPDYYGAMSGINAGLPSDRFEAHWQMDSERVEQQLNGQPETQSWPTTPALHPLEDRWPADLADAVAVEVPRDFAGLRRDDPELALDWRLKARELITTLFGLGYTLTDVNLGRSQYLFTRAPSHSGTPC
- a CDS encoding redoxin domain-containing protein; this encodes MTQTLLTTAVRLLDGDLFPSLSAPLVGGVLELPGAAQGYWSVVLLYRGDWRPFCRTQFSDFQKLAEQYAAEDVRVFVLSADASEAAEKTVASSFDPPCWLWSGTD
- a CDS encoding transposase — translated: MLSVGNSWFPRGSGRQFKVPTRWGSQGRLNLIGTLAVDAQGEHLAVRQLTASCTQDDVTAYLDTLAEQSDDAQRRSGTARLTVVILDNASFHRGKAIRAREPIWAAKGMLLRYLPPYCPMLNRIETTWRKLKGFLMPRRCYDTVSELQAALLIALQALGATVI
- the menC gene encoding o-succinylbenzoate synthase; this translates as MRVEHAELRVVSLPLLHPFKTSFAVMTDKTFLLLRLFGEGLEGVAEGVMDARPMYREETISGALALLQETVLPAVLGRDWANPEQLMAHLAHLRGNRMTLATVEMAFWDLWTRSLGLPLSTALGGVRGEVAVGVSLGIQSSVEATVDSAVRHAGLGYKRIKLKIEPGWDVAVVRAVKAALPDLPVTVDANASYSLADLNTLRALDSLGLDYMEQPLAWDDMRDHAKLQALMQTPLCLDECITSAQDARKALETAACRLINIKVGRVGGHLEARRIHDVAAAFSAPVWCGGMLESGVGRAHNIHLATLANFTKPGDTSSSSRYWARDIIQEPLETAGGVMKVPSGVGTGVRLDLPFLDTLTQLKIYVDPVSQPTVGSPA
- a CDS encoding FAD-dependent oxidoreductase; this encodes MSGGAAGRMRERGISVQVGEIAALEGRQGHLNALTLEGGARLTPDAFFVVGPKLPRHELAVQLGLELAAKGHIQTAWHGQTNVAGVWAAGDVPPQTQQVSAALGSGNMAAVMIDQTLTRLGLRTRLAQASAVPLPSPDSHPIASRSFQ
- a CDS encoding helix-turn-helix domain-containing protein codes for the protein MARPARRIDISEDADELLRELETSPSTHPKVRLRASILRLHRQGWSIPQLSTHFGRNHQAIHHDFTRFEERGIPGLLITAKV